Proteins from a genomic interval of Rhodococcus rhodochrous:
- a CDS encoding DUF1648 domain-containing protein, with amino-acid sequence MTTRQVDPVGALLGLVVPLLCAVAVLVLTRSWIPRLPGEIATHWSGTTPDAFGSPMTSAWTAALLIVLVGGGCCAIAALAQAQLLMRRYMLAIGLGVTGTITALFLAGLAGQLDTTDATQAALEGWPAVLGMWAGIAVGWFGGRLLRDGRERKAATAAPDPALPRGRAELPIVEQVGTGAGTTAGLSLLVLIPALVVCGATQSWWPLGLIAPVALLVLGLLRYTVVVDADGIRVSNLATDALGYDLDEIVGAKVTETRPFQDWGGWGLRAKGGKRYGLVTRTGPAVVVTTASGHEFTVTATRAEEMAGALNTLADAR; translated from the coding sequence ATGACGACGCGTCAGGTCGACCCCGTGGGTGCGCTGCTCGGACTGGTCGTTCCGTTGCTGTGTGCCGTGGCCGTACTCGTGCTCACCCGCTCGTGGATCCCACGATTGCCCGGGGAGATCGCCACGCACTGGTCGGGCACGACACCCGATGCGTTCGGCTCGCCTATGACCTCGGCGTGGACCGCCGCCCTGCTGATCGTGCTCGTCGGGGGCGGATGCTGCGCGATCGCCGCGCTCGCGCAGGCGCAACTGCTCATGCGCCGCTACATGCTCGCGATCGGTCTCGGGGTCACCGGCACTATCACCGCGCTGTTCCTGGCCGGTCTCGCGGGGCAGCTCGACACGACCGACGCCACGCAGGCCGCGTTGGAGGGTTGGCCGGCGGTGCTCGGCATGTGGGCGGGTATCGCGGTGGGCTGGTTCGGGGGACGGCTCCTGCGCGACGGCCGGGAACGGAAGGCAGCGACAGCTGCTCCGGATCCGGCGCTGCCGCGCGGTCGCGCCGAGCTGCCCATCGTCGAGCAGGTGGGCACCGGTGCGGGCACGACGGCGGGACTGTCGCTGCTCGTCCTGATCCCCGCGCTCGTCGTGTGCGGTGCGACGCAGAGCTGGTGGCCGTTGGGTTTGATCGCGCCCGTCGCTCTGCTCGTGCTGGGTCTGCTGCGCTACACCGTGGTGGTCGACGCGGACGGGATCCGGGTGTCGAATCTGGCCACCGACGCGCTCGGATACGACCTCGACGAGATCGTCGGCGCGAAGGTCACCGAGACCCGCCCGTTCCAGGACTGGGGTGGCTGGGGGCTGCGGGCCAAGGGTGGCAAGCGGTACGGCCTGGTCACGCGCACCGGACCTGCCGTCGTGGTGACCACCGCCTCGGGACACGAATTCACCGTGACCGCAACGAGGGCCGAGGAGATGGCCGGCGCGCTCAACACTCTTGCCGACGCCCGCTGA
- a CDS encoding YqgE/AlgH family protein — MADVAQHQDEPEDRTAPSTPRVRAGSLLVSATDLTEPTFRRTVVYIIEHTDAGSFGVVLNRISDTSVDAMLSQWSWLAAEPKTLFVGGPVHRSSALCLGTLRVGADITDVPGIRHVDGRVVMIDLDADPGHIAHYVEGVRIFAGYAGWSAGQLDGELRNDDWMVVSALPTDVLAPAHLDVWARVLRRQPLPMALLATHPIEVERN, encoded by the coding sequence ATGGCTGATGTGGCGCAGCATCAGGACGAACCCGAGGACCGCACCGCACCCTCGACACCCAGGGTGCGGGCCGGCAGCCTGCTCGTCTCCGCCACCGATCTCACCGAGCCGACCTTCCGCCGCACCGTCGTCTACATCATCGAGCACACCGATGCGGGCAGCTTCGGTGTCGTCCTGAATCGCATCAGCGACACCTCCGTCGACGCGATGCTGTCGCAATGGTCGTGGCTCGCCGCCGAACCGAAGACCCTGTTCGTCGGCGGTCCCGTCCACCGCAGTTCGGCACTGTGCCTCGGCACGCTGCGGGTGGGTGCCGACATCACCGACGTCCCCGGCATCCGCCACGTCGACGGCCGAGTGGTGATGATCGACCTCGATGCCGATCCCGGGCACATCGCCCACTACGTCGAGGGTGTGCGGATCTTCGCGGGATACGCGGGGTGGAGCGCAGGTCAGCTCGACGGCGAACTACGCAATGACGACTGGATGGTGGTTTCGGCCCTGCCCACCGATGTGCTCGCCCCCGCGCACCTCGACGTGTGGGCGAGGGTGCTGCGCCGGCAACCACTGCCGATGGCGTTGCTCGCGACCCACCCCATCGAGGTCGAACGCAACTGA
- a CDS encoding TetR/AcrR family transcriptional regulator encodes MADILRIGREHLGTHGAAALSLRAVARDLGVVSSAVYRYVSSRDELLTLLVVDAYDELGDSVDRAVDAADPSDHRERFLTLGRAVRSWALAEPARYGLLYGSPVPGYAAPAERTTAPGIRVVLRLARIVDEAHAAGVLDDTAAASPPESLGEPLGRIRDEFSLTAPDSVLARGLWVWPSLFGSVSFEVFGQYGPDTFPDREVLFEHHLALLAQTVGFHPTRR; translated from the coding sequence ATGGCCGACATCCTCCGGATCGGCCGCGAGCATCTCGGCACCCACGGAGCGGCGGCGCTGTCGCTGCGTGCCGTCGCCCGCGATCTGGGCGTCGTCTCCTCCGCCGTCTACCGCTACGTTTCGAGCCGCGACGAGCTGCTCACCCTGCTCGTCGTCGACGCCTACGACGAACTCGGCGACAGTGTCGACCGTGCCGTCGACGCGGCCGACCCCTCCGACCACCGCGAACGGTTCCTCACCCTCGGCCGTGCCGTGCGCTCGTGGGCGCTGGCCGAACCGGCCCGCTACGGGCTGCTGTACGGCAGCCCGGTCCCCGGCTACGCCGCCCCCGCCGAGCGCACCACCGCACCCGGTATCCGCGTGGTCCTGCGACTGGCCCGGATCGTGGACGAGGCCCACGCCGCGGGTGTATTGGACGACACGGCCGCTGCCTCACCTCCGGAGAGCCTGGGGGAACCGCTGGGCCGGATCCGGGACGAGTTCTCCCTCACCGCCCCGGATTCCGTACTGGCACGCGGTCTCTGGGTGTGGCCGTCGTTGTTCGGGTCCGTGAGCTTCGAGGTCTTCGGGCAGTACGGCCCCGACACTTTTCCGGACCGCGAGGTCCTGTTCGAACATCATCTCGCCTTGTTGGCGCAGACCGTCGGGTTCCACCCCACGCGCCGGTGA